The genomic interval ATCGAGGACCTCCGTCATGGCCAGCTTCACCTTCACCGTCGAGGACGGCATCGCGACGCTGCTCCTGTCCAATCCGCCGCAGAACCGGCTCAATAACGCCACGTCGGCGGACTTCCGGCGCGCCGTGGAGAAGATCGAGACCGACCAGAGCATCCGCGCCCTGGTCATCCGCGCCGAGGGCGAGAATTTCAGCTTCGGCGGCGACATCGGCAACTGGCTCGATGTCGACCCCGCCGCGATCGGCGCCAGCATCGGCGAAGGGCTCCGCTGGCTTGGCGCATTCGAAACGCTCCGGGTGCCGGTGATTTCGGCGGTGCAGGGCATTTGCCTCGGCGGCGCGTTCGAGATCGTGCTGCGCACGGACATCATTGTTGCCGCGGAGAATGCGCGGTTCGGTCATTCCGAGCAGACGCTGGGGCTCGTCACCCTCATGGGCGGCGTTCAGAGGGTCGCCGAGCGCGCCGGCCGGGCACGCGCCCTTCGCTGGGCCATGACCTCGGAGCGCGTGCCCGCGCGGGAGATGCTGGAGGCAGGCGTGATCACCGAGGTCGTCCCGGATAACCAGCTGGTAGCGGCGGCCTATGAATGGGCCCGGCGGCTCGGCAAGGGACCGACGCTCGCCCACGCCGCCCACAAGAAGATCATGAACGCCTGGTCCAACGGCGGCGTGGCCGCGGCCGATGCCTTGATCCCGGCGCTGGCCGAACAACTCTGGCGGACCGAGGACGCAAGCCGGGGGATCGCCTCCGCACAGGACGCGCTTCGCCGCGGCGTGGAGCGTCCCGTCCTCGACTTCGATGGCCGCTGAAGAGCCGTCGGCGTGCAGTTGTTCGCTGCCCATGGCAATTCGCTTGCGGAGCGTTACGATTTCGATCGATGACGACCTGCCGATCAGCGCGCGGAGGCCGAACCGTTCAACATCCTGATGGAGAATTTCAACGGCGTGGCGGCGAATGACAACGGCCCACCGTTGGAAACAAGCGAATCATCGATCGACAATCAACTCAAGGGATGCGCGCTCGCTGCGCAGATCTCCTGAACGAAGTTCGCAAGATCACTCAGGCGATATCTCGGCATCGAACTCATATTGAAAATGCGAAAGTGGACCTGTGCATTGTCGCGCGACAAGCCCAATCTGAGGCCCGAAACGGCATCCGGCGTTCGGCCCTTATCGGCTGAATTCTGCGGGCAGAAAGTCTGAAATCGCGCGGCATTGCCGGCCCGCGTCGGTAGGAGACCGTTGCCCCGCCATTTCGGATAGGTGGGCGAGTCTTCCGCCCGCCCGGTGACGTGCGTGTTCATTCAGGTGGTCTTGTCGAACGGGCGCTTCACATAGCCGTCCTCATTGCGCGAGATCAGCGAGAGGCTGGTGAGCAGGTCGTCGCCGAGCGGCACGTTCACCGTGCCCTGGAAATCATGGCGCGAATAGTTGCCCACGGTGACCGAGCCCTCGCCGCCGAAATCCGGCGTCGGCTCCTTGGTGGTGATGTTGATCGCCCCGCCGACGCTGTTCTGGCCGAACAGCGTGCCTTGCGGGCCTTTCAGCACCTCGACCTGCTGGACATCGACCATGTCCATCAGCGAGCCGATGGCGCGGGGCAGATAGACGCCGTCGATATAGATTCCGACGCCGGGCTCGGTGGTGAACAGGAAGTCGGTCTGGCCGATGCCGCGGATGAATATCTGCGCCGTGTTGGCGCTGCCGGTATTGCCGGTGCCCTGGTCGAACACCAGGTTCGGCGTATAGGCCGCCACGTTCGACAGGTTGGTGACGTTGCGCATCGCCAGATCGTTCGCCGTGAAGGCGGTGATCGCGATCGGCGTCTGCTGGATCGG from Rhizomicrobium sp. carries:
- a CDS encoding enoyl-CoA hydratase/isomerase family protein, whose product is MASFTFTVEDGIATLLLSNPPQNRLNNATSADFRRAVEKIETDQSIRALVIRAEGENFSFGGDIGNWLDVDPAAIGASIGEGLRWLGAFETLRVPVISAVQGICLGGAFEIVLRTDIIVAAENARFGHSEQTLGLVTLMGGVQRVAERAGRARALRWAMTSERVPAREMLEAGVITEVVPDNQLVAAAYEWARRLGKGPTLAHAAHKKIMNAWSNGGVAAADALIPALAEQLWRTEDASRGIASAQDALRRGVERPVLDFDGR
- a CDS encoding TonB-dependent receptor plug domain-containing protein; this translates as MALFLGGVAAQAQDTPADTIETVLVTARKHAEPIQQTPIAITAFTANDLAMRNVTNLSNVAAYTPNLVFDQGTGNTGSANTAQIFIRGIGQTDFLFTTEPGVGIYIDGVYLPRAIGSLMDMVDVQQVEVLKGPQGTLFGQNSVGGAINITTKEPTPDFGGEGSVTVGNYSRHDFQGTVNVPLGDDLLTSLSLISRNEDGYVKRPFDKTT